The following are encoded together in the Rhabdothermincola salaria genome:
- a CDS encoding cofactor-independent phosphoglycerate mutase: MPRPERRWAIIEVMKYVVCVPDGCADEPVAELGGRTPLEAADLPNLRALAARGEVGRAAVIPDGFPPGSDVGNMSIFGYDPARYHTGRAPIEAAALGLKLESDQVAYRCNLVTIGDDGTMVDFAGGHPSTEEAAAVVESLQAELGGDGVSFHPGVQYRHIVVAPKDWVEAECTPPHDLTGQAAVWPTGPAAPSLQRLMDASRAIVGPSPIGANQIWLWGQGFQPQMPSFAETYGLDAALVTAVDLVRGLGVLTDVRAVDLPTATGWYDTDYEGKRDCALEALAGGADLFILHVEASDEAGHAGDVEEKVKALENWDRRILADLVPGLDAMGPWRLLLLPDHATPLATRTHTSEPVPYLLVDSAVDGAGGTYSESGVEGLEPVPGHELMARLIRS, encoded by the coding sequence ATGCCCCGGCCGGAGCGGCGTTGGGCCATCATCGAGGTCATGAAGTACGTGGTCTGCGTCCCCGACGGTTGTGCCGACGAGCCGGTGGCCGAGCTCGGAGGGCGCACGCCCCTCGAAGCGGCCGACCTGCCCAACCTGCGGGCGCTGGCCGCCCGCGGCGAGGTGGGGCGGGCGGCGGTGATCCCGGACGGGTTCCCTCCTGGCTCCGACGTCGGCAACATGTCGATCTTCGGATACGACCCGGCCCGCTACCACACCGGTCGCGCCCCCATCGAGGCGGCCGCCCTCGGCTTGAAGCTCGAGTCCGACCAGGTCGCCTACCGCTGCAACCTCGTGACCATCGGCGACGACGGGACCATGGTCGACTTCGCCGGCGGCCATCCCTCCACCGAGGAGGCCGCGGCGGTCGTCGAGTCGTTGCAGGCCGAGCTGGGGGGCGACGGCGTGTCGTTCCACCCCGGCGTGCAGTACCGCCACATCGTGGTGGCCCCCAAGGACTGGGTGGAGGCGGAGTGCACGCCTCCCCACGACCTCACCGGCCAGGCCGCCGTGTGGCCCACCGGGCCGGCCGCGCCCTCGCTGCAGCGGCTCATGGACGCCTCTCGCGCCATCGTGGGCCCCTCGCCCATCGGGGCCAACCAGATCTGGCTCTGGGGCCAGGGGTTCCAGCCCCAGATGCCCTCCTTCGCCGAGACCTACGGTCTCGACGCCGCCCTCGTGACCGCCGTCGACCTGGTGCGAGGGCTCGGCGTGCTCACCGACGTGCGGGCGGTCGACCTGCCCACGGCGACGGGCTGGTACGACACCGACTACGAGGGCAAGCGCGACTGCGCTCTCGAGGCTCTGGCCGGCGGGGCGGACCTGTTCATCCTCCACGTCGAGGCGAGCGACGAGGCCGGCCATGCCGGGGACGTCGAGGAGAAGGTGAAGGCTCTGGAGAACTGGGATCGTCGCATCCTGGCCGACCTCGTCCCGGGGCTCGACGCCATGGGACCGTGGCGGCTCCTGCTCCTGCCCGACCACGCCACCCCGTTGGCCACCCGCACCCACACCTCCGAGCCGGTGCCGTACCTGCTCGTCGACTCCGCCGTCGACGGAGCAGGCGGCACGTACAGCGAGTCGGGGGTCGAGGGGCTCGAGCCGGTTCCGGGCCACGAGCTCATGGCCCGCCTGATCCGGTCCTGA
- a CDS encoding homoserine dehydrogenase yields the protein MNGPVVKVGVLGCGTVGSSLINLVARQGDFIESRTGLRLEIARVAVRDMGKAREVDLPPEVFTGEPAAIVADPDIDVIVEVMGGVVPAQDLVLSAIAAGKPVVTANKELLAAVGPEVFAAAEHAKVDLLFEAAVAGGIPFVRPLRESLLGEPVFRVLGIMNGTTNYILTRMTEAGADYTEALAEAQELGFAEADPTADVDGFDAGAKIAIVASLAFGARVRASDVDCEGIRGITADDIAFAGRHGFVVKLLSVAERFSGPEGNRIVARVHPAFVPDTHPLASVRESFNAIFVQGKSVGDLMFYGRGAGGGPTASALLGDLIDAASNRQRNNHASLGSFSDMPLRPVDELTSAFYVSIETADRPGVLAAVAGAFSDHGVSIASMEQEAPTTDPTAPPVRGQARLEFVTHLARERDLTQTLQELSDLDIVLKVGSVIRVLSDESGFR from the coding sequence GTGAACGGACCCGTCGTGAAGGTCGGGGTGCTCGGATGCGGCACCGTCGGCTCATCGCTCATCAACCTCGTGGCCCGTCAGGGCGACTTCATCGAGTCCCGCACCGGCCTGCGCCTGGAGATCGCCCGGGTGGCGGTGCGCGACATGGGCAAGGCTCGCGAAGTCGACCTCCCCCCGGAGGTCTTCACCGGTGAGCCCGCCGCCATCGTGGCCGATCCCGACATCGACGTGATCGTCGAGGTGATGGGCGGTGTGGTGCCGGCCCAAGACCTGGTCCTGTCGGCCATCGCCGCCGGCAAGCCGGTCGTCACCGCCAACAAGGAGCTGTTGGCCGCGGTCGGGCCGGAGGTGTTCGCCGCCGCCGAACACGCCAAGGTCGACCTGTTGTTCGAGGCCGCCGTCGCCGGGGGCATCCCCTTCGTACGGCCGTTGCGCGAGTCGCTGCTGGGCGAGCCGGTGTTCCGGGTGCTCGGCATCATGAACGGCACCACCAACTACATCCTCACTCGGATGACCGAGGCGGGAGCCGACTACACCGAGGCGCTCGCCGAGGCCCAGGAGCTGGGGTTCGCCGAGGCCGATCCCACCGCCGACGTCGACGGCTTCGACGCCGGGGCCAAGATCGCCATCGTGGCCTCGCTGGCCTTCGGGGCCCGGGTGCGGGCCTCCGATGTCGATTGCGAGGGCATCCGCGGCATCACCGCCGATGACATCGCCTTCGCCGGCCGGCACGGCTTCGTCGTGAAGCTCCTCTCGGTGGCCGAGCGCTTCAGCGGCCCCGAAGGCAACCGCATCGTCGCCCGGGTGCACCCGGCCTTCGTGCCCGACACCCACCCGTTGGCCTCGGTGCGCGAGAGCTTCAACGCCATCTTCGTGCAGGGCAAGTCCGTCGGCGACCTCATGTTCTACGGGCGCGGGGCGGGTGGCGGCCCCACCGCCAGCGCCCTGCTCGGCGACCTCATCGACGCCGCGTCCAATCGCCAGCGCAACAACCACGCCAGCCTCGGCAGCTTCAGCGACATGCCCCTGCGGCCGGTCGACGAGCTCACCTCGGCGTTCTACGTGAGCATCGAGACCGCCGACCGGCCGGGCGTGCTGGCCGCCGTCGCCGGGGCCTTCAGCGACCACGGGGTCTCCATCGCCTCCATGGAGCAGGAAGCCCCGACGACCGACCCGACCGCCCCGCCGGTACGAGGGCAGGCCCGACTCGAGTTCGTCACCCATCTGGCCCGCGAGCGCGACCTCACCCAGACCCTGCAGGAGCTGTCCGACCTCGACATCGTGCTCAAGGTGGGCAGCGTGATCCGCGTCCTCAGTGACGAGAGCGGCTTCCGGTGA
- a CDS encoding DUF2470 domain-containing protein: MPTADTPTFPPEVVEAIARHMNDDHADDNVRICQGLGGRPDAETATMTGVDGDGIDFVVTGPDGDAAVRIEWPERITERPQVRVAVVELHERACAALGIERPAAEEH, translated from the coding sequence ATGCCCACCGCCGACACCCCGACGTTCCCGCCCGAGGTCGTGGAGGCCATCGCTCGCCACATGAACGACGACCACGCCGACGACAACGTGCGCATCTGCCAGGGTCTCGGCGGACGTCCGGACGCCGAGACCGCGACGATGACCGGGGTCGACGGCGACGGCATCGACTTCGTGGTCACCGGCCCCGACGGCGACGCGGCGGTGCGCATCGAGTGGCCCGAACGGATCACCGAGCGCCCCCAGGTGCGAGTGGCCGTCGTCGAGCTGCACGAGCGGGCCTGCGCGGCCCTGGGCATCGAGCGACCCGCCGCCGAAGAGCACTGA
- a CDS encoding heme/hemin ABC transporter substrate-binding protein → MRRHRCRRLFAVAALLLAVTLGASACGAATSIGTPEGDGVELSPVATAPTPVLPAEVRSADGTIVTVTDASRILPLWGNLSEIVFALGLGDRVVGRDVSATFPGTEDLPIVTRAHDVSTESVLSLEPTVVLAQTDTGPPEALDQIRAAGIAVVVLEMPMSIDDITPRIRTIAEALGVPAAGEDLVDRTEREIADARDTIPEGSEPLVAFLYLRGQAGVYLLGGEGSGADSMIAAAGGEDAGRAIGLDRPFTPITSEAMVEAAPDVILLTGSGLESVGGIDELLAMPGIAQTPAAASRRVVTVEDGILYSFGSRTPLALAELIEAIHTDGSAS, encoded by the coding sequence ATGCGCCGCCACCGGTGCCGTCGCCTCTTCGCCGTGGCCGCGCTGCTCCTCGCGGTCACGCTCGGAGCCTCGGCGTGCGGTGCGGCCACCTCGATCGGGACCCCGGAAGGCGACGGGGTGGAGCTCTCGCCGGTCGCCACCGCGCCCACGCCCGTCCTTCCCGCCGAGGTCCGTTCCGCCGATGGCACCATCGTCACCGTCACCGACGCCTCTCGCATCCTGCCGTTGTGGGGCAACCTCTCCGAGATCGTGTTCGCCCTCGGCCTCGGCGACCGCGTCGTGGGGCGAGACGTGTCGGCCACCTTCCCCGGCACGGAGGACCTCCCGATCGTCACCCGGGCCCACGACGTGAGCACCGAATCGGTGCTGTCGCTCGAGCCGACGGTGGTGCTGGCCCAGACCGACACCGGTCCACCCGAAGCCCTCGACCAGATCCGCGCCGCCGGCATCGCAGTGGTGGTGCTCGAGATGCCGATGAGCATCGACGACATCACGCCGCGCATCCGCACCATCGCCGAGGCGCTGGGCGTGCCCGCCGCCGGGGAAGACCTCGTCGACCGGACCGAGCGGGAGATCGCCGACGCCCGCGACACCATCCCGGAAGGCTCCGAGCCCCTGGTCGCCTTCTTGTACCTGCGCGGCCAGGCAGGCGTGTACCTGCTCGGCGGAGAGGGGTCGGGTGCCGATTCGATGATCGCCGCAGCCGGCGGAGAGGACGCCGGCCGCGCCATCGGCCTCGACCGACCGTTCACCCCGATCACCAGCGAGGCCATGGTCGAGGCCGCGCCGGACGTGATCCTGCTCACCGGCAGCGGCCTCGAGTCGGTCGGCGGCATCGACGAGCTCCTGGCCATGCCCGGGATCGCCCAGACACCCGCCGCCGCGAGCCGGCGGGTGGTGACCGTCGAGGACGGCATCCTCTACAGCTTCGGCTCGCGCACCCCGCTCGCCCTCGCCGAGCTCATCGAGGCGATCCACACCGACGGATCGGCATCGTGA
- a CDS encoding heme ABC transporter ATP-binding protein yields MTALLARLAGGGRGRRDRDLVPERVGRGGSLVVARSLRVDLGGTTILHDASLDVRAGELVALVGPNGAGKSTLLGALAGDVAVVGGVVELDGRAISAMPPGELARRRAVLLQQVAVAFPFRVVDVVRMGRAPWAGLGDDDRDDAVVRAALATTDTSHLAARTFPTLSGGERARVALARVLAQQAQLVLLDEPTAALDLHHQELVLETARQRADAGDGVVVVLHDLGLAAAHADRVVVVAGGHVVADGPPAEVLTPTRLGAVYDHDIEVLRHPETGALLVLPRRALR; encoded by the coding sequence GTGACGGCCCTCCTGGCCCGGCTGGCCGGCGGAGGGCGCGGTCGCCGAGACAGGGACCTGGTGCCCGAGCGGGTGGGCCGGGGCGGGTCCCTGGTGGTGGCCCGATCCCTGCGCGTCGACCTCGGGGGCACCACGATCCTGCACGACGCATCGCTCGACGTCCGGGCCGGAGAGCTGGTGGCGCTGGTGGGCCCCAACGGCGCCGGCAAGTCCACGCTCCTCGGGGCGCTGGCCGGCGACGTGGCCGTGGTCGGTGGGGTCGTCGAGCTCGACGGGCGCGCCATCTCGGCGATGCCGCCGGGTGAGCTGGCCCGGCGTCGGGCGGTGTTGCTCCAGCAGGTGGCGGTCGCCTTCCCGTTCCGGGTCGTGGACGTGGTCCGGATGGGTCGGGCCCCGTGGGCCGGCCTGGGGGACGACGACCGCGACGACGCCGTGGTCCGGGCGGCCTTGGCCACGACCGACACGTCCCATCTGGCGGCGCGCACCTTCCCCACCCTCTCGGGTGGCGAGCGGGCCCGGGTGGCCCTGGCCCGGGTGCTGGCCCAGCAGGCCCAGTTGGTCCTGCTCGACGAACCCACCGCCGCGCTGGACCTGCACCACCAGGAGCTGGTGCTGGAGACGGCACGGCAGCGCGCCGACGCCGGCGACGGGGTGGTGGTGGTGTTGCACGACCTGGGGCTGGCGGCGGCCCACGCCGACCGGGTGGTGGTGGTCGCCGGTGGACACGTGGTGGCCGATGGCCCGCCCGCCGAGGTGCTCACGCCCACGCGCCTGGGGGCGGTGTACGACCACGACATCGAGGTCCTCCGCCACCCCGAGACCGGCGCTCTGCTCGTGCTTCCTCGCCGCGCTCTCCGCTGA
- a CDS encoding iron ABC transporter permease, whose product MTDLAEAPPGTSAELPGGSDGDDLEDVVAATRPLLHGPVLLGLLSLALLAMSVAAAAIGSFPVSPLEVLSSVLDRVGLQVGTAPTGVAESVLWEVRFPRVALAVLVGAALGCAGAAMQGTFANPLAEPGIVGVSSGAAMGAVASIVVGFTVLGNWSLSLAAFVGGLLTVVVVYLASRANGRTEVVTLILTGIAVNALTGAVMGLLTYFSTDAQLRSITFWQLGSVAQATWPKVAAVAPLALLGVVLAVTKAHQLDLLSLGERSARHLGVDVERLRVQMLVIVAVLTAAAVAVSGIVLFVGLVVPHLVRMVAGPSHRLLLVASALGGAVIVVGADLAARTVAAPAEVPLGVLTALVGSPFFFWLLRRTRARQGGWA is encoded by the coding sequence GTGACCGACCTGGCCGAGGCGCCGCCCGGGACCTCCGCCGAGCTGCCGGGCGGCTCCGACGGCGACGACCTCGAGGACGTCGTCGCCGCGACTCGGCCACTCCTGCACGGCCCCGTCCTCCTCGGCCTCCTGTCGCTGGCTCTCCTCGCCATGTCGGTGGCCGCTGCGGCCATCGGGTCGTTCCCGGTGTCGCCGCTCGAGGTGCTCTCCTCGGTGCTCGACCGCGTGGGACTCCAGGTGGGCACCGCCCCCACGGGCGTCGCCGAGTCGGTGCTCTGGGAGGTCCGCTTCCCGCGTGTCGCCCTCGCCGTGCTCGTGGGCGCCGCCCTGGGCTGTGCCGGCGCGGCCATGCAGGGCACCTTCGCCAACCCCCTCGCCGAGCCCGGCATCGTCGGGGTCTCCTCCGGAGCGGCCATGGGCGCGGTGGCCTCCATCGTGGTGGGCTTCACGGTGTTGGGGAACTGGAGCCTCAGCCTGGCCGCCTTCGTCGGCGGTCTGCTCACCGTCGTGGTGGTCTACCTGGCCTCTCGGGCCAACGGGCGCACCGAGGTGGTCACCCTGATCCTCACCGGCATCGCGGTGAACGCGCTCACCGGTGCGGTCATGGGGCTGCTCACCTACTTCTCCACCGACGCCCAGCTGCGCAGCATCACCTTCTGGCAGCTCGGCAGCGTGGCCCAGGCCACCTGGCCCAAGGTGGCGGCGGTGGCCCCGTTGGCGCTGTTGGGGGTGGTGCTGGCCGTCACCAAGGCCCACCAGCTCGACCTGCTCTCTCTGGGAGAGCGCTCGGCCCGTCACCTCGGCGTCGACGTCGAACGCCTCCGTGTGCAGATGCTGGTGATCGTGGCCGTGCTCACCGCCGCCGCGGTGGCGGTGTCGGGGATCGTCCTCTTCGTCGGCCTGGTCGTCCCCCACCTCGTGCGCATGGTCGCGGGGCCCTCCCACCGGTTGTTGCTGGTGGCGTCGGCCCTGGGTGGCGCCGTCATCGTCGTCGGCGCCGACCTGGCGGCGCGCACGGTGGCCGCCCCGGCTGAGGTGCCGCTCGGCGTGCTGACCGCGCTGGTGGGCAGCCCCTTCTTCTTCTGGCTGCTGCGTCGCACCCGGGCCCGCCAGGGCGGCTGGGCGTGA
- a CDS encoding heme oxygenase (biliverdin-producing), with protein sequence MSTTEQDRTDGATAAFSEAVKAASWEVHEHAEHSRYMQDLMAGRLDRAAYARLVAQQYFAYRDLEAASQRMADDPIGSRFVFPELYRLPALHADLDALLGRGWRSSIEPTPATAAYCGRLRDVAATDPGAYVAHHYVRYMGDLSGGQVIRRVVERTYDIADHAGTSFYVFDRVDPKAFKQQYRLRLDATPWTEPEKARIIDEVLLAYRLNTDVLAELA encoded by the coding sequence GTGTCCACGACCGAGCAGGATCGAACCGACGGCGCGACGGCAGCGTTCTCCGAGGCGGTGAAGGCCGCTTCCTGGGAGGTCCACGAGCACGCCGAGCACTCCCGGTACATGCAGGACCTCATGGCCGGGCGGCTCGACCGGGCGGCCTACGCCCGGCTCGTCGCCCAGCAGTACTTCGCCTACCGGGACCTGGAGGCGGCCTCGCAGCGCATGGCCGACGATCCCATCGGGTCCCGCTTCGTCTTCCCGGAGCTGTACCGCCTCCCGGCTCTGCACGCCGACCTCGACGCCCTCTTGGGCCGCGGATGGCGATCCAGCATCGAGCCCACGCCTGCCACGGCCGCCTACTGCGGCCGCCTCCGCGACGTGGCCGCCACCGACCCCGGCGCCTATGTGGCCCACCACTACGTGCGCTACATGGGCGACCTCTCCGGTGGTCAGGTCATCCGGCGGGTCGTCGAGCGCACCTACGACATCGCCGACCACGCCGGCACCAGCTTCTACGTCTTCGACCGCGTCGACCCCAAGGCGTTCAAGCAGCAGTACCGCCTCCGGCTCGACGCCACGCCCTGGACCGAGCCGGAGAAGGCCCGCATCATCGACGAGGTGCTGCTCGCCTACCGCCTCAACACCGACGTCCTGGCCGAGCTCGCCTGA
- a CDS encoding HtaA domain-containing protein: MDTDDTSQRRSPTRTTRRALLAFVVLAAAAIVASPVSADDTPVWEPALSVSKTTDLDRDGETVTVTGAGFDPAANIGSRPPANGQPAGVYVAFGKFADDWRPSEGAASSSREVIAQRWAAPAALAPVLSPTGSYVELAPDGTFTAQLPVEMADAVAGNYGVYTYPASGATNPAQELYVPMSFASEPTPTTSTTVPPPTSTTVPPTTSTTSTTVPPTTSTTVPPTTVPPTTSTTVAPTPTTPPPTMPPTTAAPTGPLQIVGGHLDWGVKASFHSYVTGGIAQGSIATTGGASTNPDGTFRFPAQPGVGEVAPDGQRVDAGFGGAVRFTGHGGQLDLQLSDIRVDVDGVTGVLVADVESTPLAPGALGATVPSSFTSLQAAEVHDDVVLATLSVAGTPGRVAATVTWPAIAASLTEAGVPAFSDFYAAGDALDPLTVVLELSSVPDVAEGRPTTDGTTGGVTGVGGGATPVGVATGTLPYTGSDSSALWWTAAALLLGGAGVAGTAAIRRRAEVRPGGDDR; encoded by the coding sequence ATGGACACCGACGACACCTCCCAGCGGAGGTCCCCCACCAGAACGACGCGGCGAGCACTGTTGGCGTTCGTCGTGCTCGCCGCCGCGGCGATCGTGGCCAGCCCGGTGAGCGCCGACGACACGCCGGTGTGGGAGCCCGCGCTGTCGGTGTCGAAGACGACGGATCTGGACCGTGACGGGGAGACGGTGACGGTGACGGGCGCCGGGTTCGACCCGGCGGCCAACATCGGTTCTCGGCCGCCGGCGAACGGTCAGCCGGCCGGCGTGTACGTGGCGTTCGGCAAGTTCGCCGATGACTGGCGGCCATCGGAAGGGGCCGCCTCGTCGAGCCGTGAGGTGATCGCGCAGAGGTGGGCCGCCCCGGCCGCGCTGGCACCGGTCCTGTCGCCGACCGGGAGCTACGTGGAGCTGGCTCCCGACGGCACGTTCACCGCCCAGCTCCCGGTCGAGATGGCCGACGCCGTGGCCGGCAACTACGGCGTGTACACGTACCCGGCCAGCGGCGCGACCAACCCCGCCCAGGAGCTGTACGTCCCCATGTCGTTCGCGTCGGAGCCGACGCCGACCACGTCGACCACCGTCCCACCGCCCACGTCGACCACCGTCCCGCCGACCACGTCGACCACGTCGACCACCGTCCCGCCGACCACGTCCACCACCGTCCCGCCGACCACCGTCCCGCCGACCACGTCCACCACCGTCGCACCGACCCCGACCACGCCTCCCCCGACCATGCCTCCCACCACCGCCGCACCCACGGGGCCGCTGCAGATCGTGGGTGGCCACCTCGACTGGGGCGTCAAGGCCTCGTTCCACAGCTACGTCACCGGGGGCATCGCCCAGGGCTCGATCGCGACGACCGGCGGCGCCAGCACCAACCCCGACGGCACCTTCCGCTTCCCGGCCCAGCCGGGCGTGGGTGAGGTCGCCCCCGACGGCCAGCGCGTCGACGCCGGCTTCGGCGGAGCCGTGCGCTTCACCGGTCACGGCGGACAGCTCGACCTGCAGCTCTCCGACATCCGGGTCGACGTCGACGGTGTCACCGGTGTGCTCGTGGCCGACGTCGAGAGCACCCCGCTGGCCCCCGGCGCGCTCGGTGCCACGGTGCCCTCGTCGTTCACCTCGCTCCAGGCCGCCGAGGTCCACGACGACGTCGTGCTGGCCACCCTCAGCGTCGCGGGCACGCCCGGTCGGGTGGCCGCCACCGTGACCTGGCCCGCCATCGCCGCCAGCCTCACCGAGGCCGGGGTACCGGCGTTCTCGGACTTCTACGCCGCCGGTGACGCCCTGGATCCGCTCACCGTCGTGCTCGAGCTGAGCTCGGTGCCCGACGTCGCCGAAGGCCGGCCCACGACGGATGGCACCACCGGCGGGGTCACCGGCGTCGGCGGGGGAGCGACTCCCGTCGGTGTCGCCACCGGCACCCTGCCCTACACCGGCTCGGACTCGTCCGCCCTGTGGTGGACCGCCGCCGCCCTGCTGCTCGGGGGTGCCGGCGTGGCCGGTACGGCTGCGATCAGGCGCCGGGCCGAGGTGCGACCCGGCGGGGACGACCGCTAG
- a CDS encoding TetR/AcrR family transcriptional regulator — translation MPRGAGAPDSARQAGREALFGAFAELLYEQGYDAISLADVAARAGVSRTSVYNYFSDKDALVVAYADHESTAYAGALRAELEEIDNPVDRLRALIASQLRYFASHHLPPGRDLRVAISPAAYQRVAQHAVVLEGILRQVLREAVAEGYLPDDDVEGAMPLVTACIDRGAAEDRDPDALTESIEVTTTFVLRALGVRLGPSGRPRRVAPRPGA, via the coding sequence GTGCCACGCGGGGCAGGCGCGCCGGACTCCGCCCGCCAGGCGGGTCGTGAGGCGCTGTTCGGCGCCTTCGCCGAGCTCCTCTACGAGCAGGGCTACGACGCCATCAGCCTCGCCGACGTGGCGGCCCGGGCCGGGGTGTCGCGGACATCGGTCTACAACTACTTCTCGGACAAGGACGCCTTGGTGGTGGCCTATGCCGACCACGAGTCGACCGCCTACGCGGGGGCCCTGCGAGCCGAGCTCGAAGAGATCGACAACCCCGTCGACCGGCTGCGCGCGCTCATCGCGTCGCAACTGCGCTACTTCGCCAGCCACCACCTCCCGCCGGGCCGTGACCTGCGCGTGGCCATCTCTCCGGCGGCCTACCAGCGGGTCGCGCAGCACGCGGTCGTGCTCGAGGGCATCCTGCGCCAGGTCCTGCGCGAGGCCGTCGCCGAGGGGTACCTGCCCGACGACGACGTCGAGGGCGCCATGCCGCTGGTGACCGCGTGCATCGACCGCGGCGCAGCCGAGGACCGTGACCCCGATGCCCTCACCGAGAGCATCGAGGTCACGACCACGTTCGTACTGCGGGCCCTGGGGGTCCGGCTGGGCCCTAGCGGTCGTCCCCGCCGGGTCGCACCTCGGCCCGGCGCCTGA
- the thrC gene encoding threonine synthase: MHYVSTRGAAPELDFADVLLAGLARDGGLYVPASWPTLPDGSLERFASMSYADVAVEVMWPFVEGSIDADVFADIVAAAYATFDAAEVVPLTDLGDGLWLAELFHGPTLAFKDVALQLVGRLFDHVLGQRGERVTIVGATSGDTGSAAIDACRDRAAIDIFVLHPHERVSEVQRRQMTTVLADNVHNLAVRGTFDDCQDLVKALFADTEFRDRRHLSAVNSINWARVMAQIVYYVTTAARLGAGGSRPVAFSVPTGNFGNVFAGYAAQRMGVPISQFVVASNRNDILTQFLTTGAMTIGEVHPTLSPSMDIQVSSNLERLLFELFGRDGTAVAELMSRFRAEGTVALEPDRLDLLSEHWTGTRVDDEGTTRTIRALHERTGLFVDPHTAVGLAAAEQSRRDADVPMVVLATAHPAKFPDAVEAATGVRPPLPTHLADLFDRPERYDVVDDDVAVVRDVIDDTLG; the protein is encoded by the coding sequence CTGCACTACGTCTCCACCAGAGGGGCGGCACCCGAGCTCGACTTCGCCGATGTCCTCCTCGCCGGGCTGGCCCGCGACGGCGGGCTCTACGTGCCCGCGTCCTGGCCGACGCTGCCCGACGGCTCGCTCGAGCGGTTCGCCTCCATGTCGTACGCCGACGTTGCCGTCGAGGTGATGTGGCCCTTCGTCGAGGGCTCGATCGACGCCGACGTGTTCGCCGACATCGTCGCCGCGGCCTACGCCACCTTCGACGCGGCCGAGGTCGTGCCCCTCACCGACCTGGGCGACGGCCTCTGGCTGGCCGAGCTCTTCCACGGCCCCACGCTGGCCTTCAAGGACGTCGCCCTGCAGCTGGTGGGCCGGTTGTTCGACCACGTGCTGGGCCAGCGGGGCGAGCGCGTCACCATCGTCGGGGCGACATCGGGCGACACCGGTTCGGCGGCCATCGACGCCTGTCGCGACCGGGCCGCCATCGACATCTTCGTCCTGCACCCCCACGAGCGGGTCTCGGAGGTGCAGCGCCGCCAGATGACCACGGTGCTGGCCGACAACGTGCACAACTTGGCGGTGCGGGGCACGTTCGACGACTGCCAGGACCTGGTGAAGGCGTTGTTCGCCGACACCGAATTCCGTGATCGCCGCCACCTCTCCGCGGTGAACTCCATCAACTGGGCCCGGGTGATGGCCCAGATCGTCTACTACGTCACCACTGCCGCTCGCCTCGGGGCGGGCGGCAGCCGGCCGGTGGCGTTCTCGGTGCCCACCGGGAACTTCGGCAACGTGTTCGCCGGGTACGCCGCCCAGCGCATGGGCGTGCCCATCAGCCAGTTCGTGGTGGCCTCCAACCGCAACGACATCCTCACCCAGTTCCTGACCACCGGGGCGATGACCATCGGCGAGGTCCACCCCACCCTCAGCCCGAGCATGGACATCCAGGTCTCGTCCAACCTCGAGCGGCTCCTGTTCGAGCTGTTCGGCCGCGACGGCACGGCGGTGGCCGAGCTCATGTCGCGCTTCCGGGCCGAGGGCACCGTCGCCCTCGAACCAGACCGACTCGACCTGCTGAGCGAGCACTGGACCGGTACCCGGGTCGACGACGAGGGCACCACCAGGACCATCCGCGCGCTCCACGAGCGCACCGGGCTGTTCGTCGATCCCCACACCGCGGTCGGCCTGGCGGCGGCCGAACAGTCCCGCCGCGACGCCGACGTGCCCATGGTGGTGCTGGCCACCGCCCACCCGGCCAAGTTCCCCGACGCCGTCGAGGCGGCCACGGGCGTGCGCCCGCCGTTGCCGACGCACCTGGCCGACCTCTTCGATCGCCCCGAGCGCTACGACGTGGTCGATGACGACGTCGCCGTGGTCCGCGACGTCATCGACGACACGCTCGGCTGA